A genomic region of uncultured Paludibaculum sp. contains the following coding sequences:
- a CDS encoding NADH-quinone oxidoreductase subunit C yields MPDDPKPEGAPAPEPVPPVKPPAEAPPTTETAPAPPAAAPKPVAPAAAKPAAPAKPATPPAPKPPAVMVTTPWEGELPTALAAEFSDQISGFLSYLGQNFLTAKPAAAIPILQSLKDNHGFDYLVDITAVHWPKRDEQFDIIYVLYSFRRNERIRMKVLLKEGDRIATATTVHLTADWLEREVYDMFGIEFDGHPNMRRILLPDEWSTFPLRKENGILNMDQKWVQENLGIESGQ; encoded by the coding sequence ATGCCTGACGACCCTAAGCCGGAAGGCGCTCCCGCACCGGAGCCAGTTCCGCCAGTCAAACCGCCTGCCGAAGCTCCGCCAACGACCGAAACCGCACCGGCACCGCCGGCTGCGGCGCCGAAACCCGTCGCACCTGCTGCCGCGAAGCCTGCTGCTCCCGCGAAACCCGCCACGCCGCCGGCTCCAAAACCGCCAGCTGTCATGGTGACAACGCCCTGGGAAGGGGAGTTACCGACAGCGTTAGCTGCTGAGTTTTCCGACCAGATCTCGGGCTTCCTGAGTTACCTCGGACAGAATTTCCTGACGGCCAAGCCGGCTGCCGCGATTCCCATCCTACAGTCCCTAAAGGACAACCACGGCTTCGACTACCTGGTGGACATTACCGCGGTCCACTGGCCGAAGCGTGATGAGCAATTCGACATTATCTATGTTCTCTATAGCTTCCGGAGGAACGAGCGGATCCGCATGAAGGTTCTGCTCAAGGAAGGGGATCGGATCGCGACCGCGACCACGGTCCATCTCACGGCGGACTGGCTGGAGCGGGAAGTCTATGACATGTTCGGCATCGAGTTCGACGGCCATCCGAACATGCGGCGAATTCTGCTGCCGGATGAATGGTCGACCTTCCCTCTGCGCAAAGAGAATGGGATTCTGAACATGGATCAGAAGTGGGTCCAGGAGAACCTGGGGATCGAGAGCGGACAATAG
- a CDS encoding cytochrome c — MLKRVLAVAAITLNLVSGLALAQKKGDADKGKEVFEQCGVCHNATTEEKKMGPSLKGLYKKPKLANGQKPTDAAILGIINKGKGAMPAFDEVLSADEKADLMAYLKTI, encoded by the coding sequence ATGCTGAAGCGAGTTCTGGCGGTCGCCGCCATTACCTTGAACCTTGTTTCCGGTCTGGCGCTGGCGCAGAAGAAGGGCGACGCGGATAAGGGTAAGGAAGTGTTCGAACAATGCGGTGTGTGCCACAACGCCACCACCGAGGAGAAGAAGATGGGTCCCAGTCTGAAGGGCCTCTACAAGAAGCCGAAGCTGGCCAACGGGCAGAAGCCGACCGACGCCGCCATTCTCGGGATCATCAACAAGGGCAAGGGTGCAATGCCGGCCTTTGACGAAGTGTTGAGCGCGGACGAAAAGGCCGACCTGATGGCCTATCTCAAGACCATTTAA
- a CDS encoding dienelactone hydrolase family protein, whose amino-acid sequence MERKKASDYPQELLHLFDRYVHGDIERREFLEGAKKYAVGGITATAIWESLKPNYAWAQQVPKDDKRITTEYVTVESPQGNGRIKGYLVKPAGASGKLPGVLVVHENRGLNPYIEDVARRLGTSNFIAFAPDGLTSVGGYPGSDEQGAKAFSQVDRPKMSEDFLAAAKWLKARADCTGKIGVVGFCFGGGIANQLAVRLGSDLSAAVPFYGGQPPAAEVAKIKAPLLLQYAGLDTRVNAGWPAYEEALKANKVDYTAYVYEGVNHGFHNDTTPRYDEASAKLAWQRTLDFFNKHLRG is encoded by the coding sequence ATGGAACGCAAGAAGGCATCCGACTACCCGCAGGAGCTGTTGCACCTGTTCGACCGCTATGTCCACGGCGACATTGAGCGCCGGGAATTCCTGGAAGGGGCCAAGAAGTACGCCGTGGGCGGGATCACCGCGACTGCGATCTGGGAGAGCTTGAAGCCCAACTATGCGTGGGCGCAGCAGGTGCCCAAGGACGACAAACGCATTACGACTGAGTACGTTACGGTCGAGTCGCCACAGGGTAACGGGCGCATCAAGGGCTACCTGGTAAAGCCGGCCGGCGCAAGCGGCAAGCTGCCTGGCGTTCTGGTGGTTCACGAGAACCGCGGGTTGAATCCGTATATCGAAGATGTGGCCCGGCGGCTGGGCACCTCGAACTTCATCGCATTCGCACCCGACGGGCTGACCAGTGTCGGTGGGTACCCCGGGAGTGACGAGCAGGGGGCAAAGGCGTTCAGCCAGGTGGACCGGCCTAAAATGTCGGAAGACTTCCTGGCGGCTGCCAAGTGGTTGAAGGCACGGGCGGATTGCACGGGCAAGATCGGTGTAGTGGGTTTCTGCTTCGGCGGAGGAATTGCGAACCAGTTGGCCGTCCGTCTGGGCTCCGACCTATCGGCAGCCGTGCCCTTCTATGGCGGGCAGCCTCCGGCGGCCGAGGTGGCCAAGATCAAAGCCCCGTTATTGCTACAGTATGCGGGGCTCGACACGCGGGTCAATGCGGGGTGGCCGGCTTACGAAGAGGCGCTCAAGGCCAACAAGGTAGATTACACGGCCTATGTCTATGAAGGCGTGAACCACGGCTTCCACAACGACACGACACCGCGTTACGACGAAGCTTCGGCGAAGCTGGCGTGGCAGCGCACGCTGGACTTTTTCAACAAGCATTTGAGGGGCTAG